The Halorubrum salinarum genome segment GGACGACCCGATCCGGACGCACCTGCGCGACATGCCGGTGCTGCCGGAGTTCGTCGGCGTCACCTTCGCCGTGTACAACGGACACAGCTTCGAGCGCGTTCAGGTCGAACCCGAGATGATCGGGCACTACCTCGGTGAGTTCCACCTCACCCGAAGCACCGTCGAACACGGTCAGGCCGGCATCGGCGCGACCCGGTCCTCGAAGTTCGTGCCCCTCAAGTAACCCATGGGAATCAACTACAGCGTCGAGGCCGACCCGGAGACCACCGCCAAGGGGATGCTCCGCGACCGGCCCATCAGCGTGAAGGACAGCAAGGAGATCTCCCGAGAGATCAAAGGCGAAACGGTCGCCGACGCGGAGGAGTTCCTCCAGGAGGTCATCGACGAGGAGTCGTCCGTCCCGATGCGCCAGCACAACGCCGGCGCGGGACACCGCTCCGACATCGACGGCTGGGACGCGGGACGGTACCCCGAGAAGGCCGCCAAGGACTTCCTCAAGCTCTTGGAGAACGTCAAGAACAACGCCGACGAGCAGGGGTTCGACGGCGAGGCGATGGTCATCAAACACGTCGCCCCCCACAAGGTCGGCGAGCGACCCGGCCGGAACCCCCGCGCCGCGGGCGCGACGGAGTGGAACACCACCCTCGCGGACGTCGAACTGATCATCGAGGAGCCGGAGGCTGACAACTAATGGCTGACGAACACCAATTCATCGAGGACGGCCTTCGCCGTTCCCAGATCAACGAGTTCTTCGCGGACGAGCTCGGCCGCGCCGGCTACGGCGGCATGGACGTCGCACAGACGCCGATGGGCACGCAGATCGTCCTGAAGGCCGAAAAGCCCGGCATGGTGATCGGGAAGGGCGGGAAGAACATCCGCAAGATCACCACCGAGCTCGA includes the following:
- a CDS encoding 30S ribosomal protein S19, with product MSSDYRTGREGKEFAYRGHSLDELQEMNVEEVAELLPARQRRSIVRGLSTEQQKLLETVRSRDKETTADDPIRTHLRDMPVLPEFVGVTFAVYNGHSFERVQVEPEMIGHYLGEFHLTRSTVEHGQAGIGATRSSKFVPLK
- a CDS encoding 50S ribosomal protein L22, with product MGINYSVEADPETTAKGMLRDRPISVKDSKEISREIKGETVADAEEFLQEVIDEESSVPMRQHNAGAGHRSDIDGWDAGRYPEKAAKDFLKLLENVKNNADEQGFDGEAMVIKHVAPHKVGERPGRNPRAAGATEWNTTLADVELIIEEPEADN